The DNA region TCCAAATAATCCTGGTAATGATCATTACATGTCTAATTTTACTGTTACTGATTCAACTGATACAACAACCCCAAGTATTAATGGTAGTTGGCCTGATGATGGTGTAACTGGAGTACCTATGGATTTTGGTTTTGTAGATTTAGGATTTAATGAAGCGTTGGATCCATCAGCTATTAATAGCACAAACGTAACTCTAAAAACTGGAACAACTTCAGTCCCCTCTAACATCAAATATGATCCAATGGCACAATCTATTAAGATTATGCCTACCACCGGACTGACTCCTGGAGTAACATATACTGCTACAGTGGATCTGGGAGTTGGTGCAATTCAGGATTTGGCTGGTTTGCCGACAACTTTAAGTTCTTTAACTAGGACATTTACAATGACGACATTGGCAGATGCTACACAACCAGTACTTGAATTTGCAAATTGTGACAGTTATAGTTGCGCGGTTACTTTTAATAAGTCAATGAGTGCTTTGAAGCAAAATGAAACTACTTCTAATGCCAACCTTTGGACGGGGAGTATTCGAAATCCTGCAAATTATGCTTTGACTTTTGGCCCTAATGGGACAGATTCAGTAGAAAGTTTAACAGCTAGCGGAGTGTCGTTCAACTATGAATATGAATCAAATACGGTAATGATTAAAGGATTAACTTTTACTGGTCTAAATGCAGATACAGATAAGTTTAGTCTTACAGTTACCAATGCAATAGATCTTTCTAATAATCCAATAGACACGAATAATAATACGGCCAGTGGTTATGTTATGGATTCTTCTAAGTCTGGTGGAATGATGGGCCCTGGTGGCGGTGGATTTATGGGGGGCGGAATGTCTGGCGGTGGTATCATGACCGGTGGACCGAGTGGATTTGGTGGATTTGATGCTAAAGAAGCGATGATGTTTGGAGCTGGTGTAATGCCAATGAACATGACTGCAGGTGCAGATACTACGTATTTTATTGACTTCCCTATGCCCCCATCAGGCGGAACTTCTAATAAACTAGATGATGGTGGATATATCAAGGTAACCTTCCCTAAGGGCACAGTTTTAACTGCTGCTATTCCTGATACATTTAACCCGGACAAGTCGGATCTAAATATGAACGGTGATTCAACCGTGGTTTTGAAGACATCAGGTGTCGCTGCTGATTCAGTTGCTGCAACTCAGGCGGGTGTACCTAATGATGGAATTACTGGTTCTGGTCAAACATTAACATTATGGCTGGATACTGATGGAGGGACAACAAGTGACCCAGATTTTTTCCATTTTGAAGTAAAAGGCATAATTAATCCGACTAAAGCTCAAGGTTTTGATTCTTCAGGCTATACTGTTGATATGAAAGCATATATGGCAGATGGAACTTTGGTTGAAACAATGACTTCAATGCCCTACTTTATAAGTGAGGCAGGTTCAAATAATATTAGAGTAAATATTACCGCAGCAGATGGAGAAGGTGCTTTGAATTTGATGATGGGTTCACCAATGTCTGGGCCAATGGACTCTACTGTTACAATTGCTGGAGGCACGGGATCTCAAACCTGGTCAAATCTAAATGACGGTTGTTATCACATCTTTACTAAGCCAACGATTGCACTTGGTGCAACAAAATATTCAGGGCAAATGAATCCAGAGCCGATCTGTTTACCAGGCTCTGGGGATAATTGGAATGCTGAAACAGAGACCTTGACTAAAGCTTTAACATTTACAAAGAGAAGCGCAGCAAATTCAGCTCAGCTGGAAGTGTTGGTAAGTGGAACATTTTCTGCTACGGGAGAAGACGTTGATGTATTTGCTTTTGGGCCAAATGGTGGAACAGTAGAAACCATACCTTTGACTGGTGTTGTCGTAAATGCGTCTACGATGTTATTATTACCTTCTGATGGTGATTACAATGTTGGGATCGGGCCAGCAATGCCCAGTGGGCCGATGGCCGGTCCCCCACCAATGCCTGATTGGATGCCACCTATGACAACTCGGATTACTGTTAGTGGTGTTGGAGGAACACCGGTTGTAAAGAGAAATGATACTAATGCAACAATCACTCAGTTACCTATTTCAATTACCAGCGCTGGTAAGGAAATACGTGGTCGTTTGATTTCTAAGCAAACAACTTTAGGCTCAGGTTACACAGCCGATGCTACAAGTTTAACAGTTGCTAGTGGAAGTGGCTTTGCTGCCAATGATTTCATAGTTTTGTCTGATGGTACTAATACATCAACTGATAAGATTCTTTCTATCAGTGGAACAACTGTGCAGTTAACCAGTGGAATGGGGACGTCCTTTGCTTCTGGTAGTGATATGTATAATATTATTCCAGATGCTCAGATTTGGGCTGCTCAACCTATGGGGTTTGGTGGTATGGGTTCTCATGCCTCATCTCAGGCTGACGGTAGTTTTACATTAAAAGTTTCAGCTAATGGAACTTATGACATTGGAGCATGGAAGTCAGGAATTGGTGATGCTCCTTCTAGTTCTGCAACTGTTAAGGATAACAATGGAGGCACAGTAGATGGAAATAATACGGCTGACGTTAAGATTAATGGAGCTAATGTTACTACCACAAATCCATTTCTGATAAAAATAGCTAAACCAGACTATGTGATCTCTGGTAGAGCCATTGATTCAAGTAGTAATCCAATGCAATATACTCACGTGATGGCAGAAGAAACTACAACTCGCCAAATGGCACATTCAAATACAGACTCAGATGGTGATTATATTCTAAATGTTAGTGCTGGTACTTGGAGTATCCAGGTTGATACACCTCCTAGTTTTGATGGTTGTGGCGCGACTACTGCTACCGTTATTGTTGCCGAGGCAACTGGAGATATGAATAATCAAACACTCCAACCAACTTCTACAACTTGCTATACAATTTCAGGAAATGTTTCTATCGGAGGGAATCTTCAGACTAATGTACCTATTATGGTTGAAGCCTGGGACACAGATAATGACTGGCCGTCCGGAGGTTACAATCGTAACGAGATGACTGATACTGCAGGTAATTATTCAGTAAAAGCTGGTGCAGGGACATACCGAGTTTCCATGTGGTCTCCTGATTACGGTGAAGTTGGATCCAATGTAGTAATTACAAGTGCTAATGTGACTCAAAATATTAGTTATGATGCTTCAGAGTTAAAAACATTGACTATTGCTTTTACCGGTGGTACTTCAAGTCAACGTGGTTTTGTAGAAGCAAAATCAACTACAGGTTCAGGTCGTCGTGGTATACCTGTGGCAGATTTGAGTAGTAGCGCAACAATGAGCTTACCCGTTGATACATATAAAGTAATGGTGTTTGTAGATGGTTTGGGTGATTACTCCCCTTCTGCAAATATTGACCTTACAACAACTGATCAAACAGTAACAGTTGATTTGTCTGGTGAAACTACGAGAACTGTTAGCGGTACAATTCTGGATAGTGGCGATTCTCCTGTTTCAGGGGCAGCTGTACTTCTAGTAAATGAAACTACAGGATTAGCAAAGCAAGCAACAACAGATGCTAGTGGTAATTATTCCGTAGCTGTTAAGGAAGGAACATTTACTATCAAAGCAGAACATAAAGATTATGCTTCATTGCCAAAAGCAACTCTAGCTGTTACTTCTGATATCAATTATGACTTTGATAGTGATACGGCTGACGAGGACGTGGCAGTTGATAATGATTTAGTTGAAAAAACTGTAAGTATTAGTGGTACGATTTATAAATCTGATGGTACAACGGAAATGAATACCGGCGGATTTGTTTACGCAACAGATTCAGTGACTGGAGCAAAGGCTAGGGCTAATATTCAGGACGATGGTACATATACTCTTCCTGTTACTGCTGGAAATTGGACAGTCATAGCAGATGGATCACTTCACTCCGAGACAACTCTTAGTACTGCTGTGTCAGTGTCAAGTACAAATGTAACAAGTGAAGATATTACATTGACTGCAGATGCTACAGATATTAAAAAGTCAGAATCAGCAACTTTTACTCCATCGTCGGGTGTTAATGTAAATGATGAAAATAATACTGGAATAGAAATGACGACCAGCGCAGGTTCTCTTGGTCAAAACAGTACAGCTACTTCAGGAACAATAACCTTAGAAGAAGTTGATATGCCTGATTCTGATAATTTGGTGTCTGTTGGAAATTTTGTAGATGTCTCAATGAGAACTACCACAACATCAGGTACTTCAGATATTAACCAGTTGACCGGTAACGGTGCTGAAATCGTGTTCCACTATACAGCTGCCGATATGACTGCTGCAGGAATCACAGATGAATCAATGATCTCCTTAGCATATTATGATGATACTACTGGAACTCTTATGCCACTCGATAATCTCGCCCGTGATACAACTAATAATACAGTAACTGGTACAATTACTCATTTGACAGAAATAGGTTTGGTTGCTCCTCCGCTAGTTGCAGCTTCAGCTAGAAGGTCTACGGAGACTGTAACTGCAACACCAGCAACCACAGAAGAAGCAACTACCACTGATAGTACAACTACCACTGACGTAACTACTACAGAGGACGCGACTACCACAGAAGAAACAGTAACAGTTGTGGAAACAGTTACAGAGACAACTAAAGCAATCGCCACAGAAGTTGTTGTTTCAGATAATGTTGAACCTGTGAAACCAGTTACTCGTGAATTAAGCAAAGAAGTTGAAGCCGTAAATGAGTTTGTAGCTCTTGAAAGAAAAGTTCCTGCAACAGCTAGTGAATGGAAAGTTATTAATTATTTAGCCTACGGAACAACTGAAAAGGTCAAAGCTATGGAAGTACGAGAAAGAAAGTCTTTACTTTCTGATTACAAGTCAGTGTATAACAAAGCACCAGCTTCAACTGGTGATTGGAGTGATTTAGCTAAGATGGCTTCAGGTTCTACTCCATCTCGAGTTTTAGCCAATGAAGTTCAGGCAATCCAAGCTTTCACTCAAGTATTTAATAGAGCAGTTGATTTCAGTGTAAAATCAAATGAAAGCTTTGTTCACATGGTAGCCTATAAACTAAGACCAGAAGCGCGTGATGTTGCTAAAGAAAGAGGTGCCTTGGGTACTTATACTGGAACATACAAGAGTTTGCCTGGAAACAGTTTTGGTTGGGCAGTATTGAAAGCTATCGCCTATTCTGGTGTCGCTGATGTAGCTCCTGTAGCTGCACCTGTAGTGGCCCCAGCTCCAACTGTAGCTCCTGTGGAAACAACAGTTGCAAGTGTTGTTCCAGTTAAACCAGCTTCTGCTGAGAGAAATTTAAAAGCAGAGATTTTAGCAGTTCAGGACTTCACTTCCCTAGTTGGAGCAAGCCCAGATGTAAATGGATGGAACACTGTATACTTCATCAGTTATGGTAGTACTGTTGCTAGTAAGGCTCAAACTTCGGCTGAGAGATTAGCTACAGTTCAAAGCTACTTCACTGCTAATGGTGTAGTACCTACTACAGCTAGTGAGTGGGAGAATTTAGTGAAATAGTAAAGTTCAGATATGAAAAACCCCCGACTTTCGTCGGGGGTTTTTTAATTGTGACTTTATTCAAATTTAGTCACGAAAATGCATTCCTAATATTGAATCTTTTTTGATTTTATTTAAATTCTTTTCAACTTGTTTGTAAAATTCAGGAAAGTGCTGACGATTTATCCATCGACCTCTGTGTCTTTGCCGGTACGGTGGTTTTTGTAAGTGAGCAATTTCATGAACAATGGTTCTAATTAAGCCATTGATTGACAGAGGTTTCATGGTTTTTGGTGAATAAATATCTAGAGTTATAAGCTTTTTTTGTAGATTAATATAAGCCTTGGTGTATGAACCTGTCTTCATGCCCTTCCGGCTCATAAAGCGCAATTTTATGCCTTTGACGGCTAATAAACTACAGACTTTATCAAATAATAATTTTACTAAATCTTCGTGATTTTTCATATTGATCTTAATGTCCACCCGGTCTACTGCCTCCTCCAATGCTTCGGTAGTCGAGAAAGACACGGGGTAAGGATGTTTTTTTGCAAGCTATTATCTAAAGCAAAACCCCTAACCCAAATTCCGGATCCTGCCTTCGTTGAAACTTCGGCAGGCAAGCAAGTCCGGAATGACGGGGTAGGGGTCTTTTCTATGTTTGAAAATTTGAATTTAATTGAGATTTGGTCAATTGGTTTATTGGTCATTAAACAAGTTTTATGGGAGATAATCTAACGGATTAACCGGGATTCCATTCATGCGAACTTCAAAATGAAGATGAGGGCCTGAGGTTAATCGACCTGCTCCAGGTGTTCCAGGCATTCCACCACTATAACCAATAACTTCTCCCTGACTGACATATTCATCTTCGCGAACTAGAATTTTACTAACATGTCCGTAAACTGTTGAGAGACCGTTAGCATGAATTAAAGCAATATAGCTATATCCCATTCCAGCATCTTTTGTTTTTAATACGTATCCTTCAGCGGGTGCTCTAATGGTTGTTCCTTGCGCAGCGCGGACATCTATTGCTGGGTGTTCAAATAAATATCGAAAAGGATAATCAGGATCATGAAAGGTTGATGTGATTTTGTTTTTAGGTACTGGCCACATTAATTGGCTGTTCCTTAGTTCAGGTTTGTCTTCTTTGAGTTCATTTAATTTACTGCGAACTTTTTTTTCTAAACTGGTTAAGTCAGCACTTATAGATTCTTGTTCGTCTTTTGCTTGCCAGAATAGTTCAGTAAATTTTTTTTCCGAATTTTCTGTTTGAATTAAAACATTTTCTTTGAATTTAGTCTCTCCAGCTAAGTTGACTTGATTTAGTTGCAGATCTTGTTTTAATTTAACAAGTTGTATTTGTTTTGCTTCTAGTTCCTGCTTTTGATTGAGAAGTTCTTTTTTTTCTTGTTTTAAATCGGTCAAAGCGTCGCTTAAACCTTTTTGTAATTCCTTGGTATATTCAACTTCATTAAAATAGTCAGAAATAGAATCATTGAGAGCAAAAATTTTTAATTGATTGGTATTGTCATTCTGATGAATCTGTTGGATCAGTGTGCCCAGATTTCGTTTTTGATTGTCGATTGTGTCTTCTTTTGTAATGACCTGAAGCTCAACTTCTCGTTGCTCCAATTGAGTTTGTGCTACTTCTGCTTGGGTAACTTCAATGTCCAGTTCTGTTTTGGCAATCTGATTTTCAATTATTATCAACTGATTTTTTAATGAAGCTGCTTCTTCTTGTTTTACCCGAATATTTTTTTGATAGACTGAAGCTTTCTTTTTGATGT from Candidatus Falkowbacteria bacterium includes:
- a CDS encoding peptidoglycan DD-metalloendopeptidase family protein, which codes for MKTARSLTIIISLVLILILTPILVFAQSVGDLNQQISDKEQEIQDIKKKASVYQKNIRVKQEEAASLKNQLIIIENQIAKTELDIEVTQAEVAQTQLEQREVELQVITKEDTIDNQKRNLGTLIQQIHQNDNTNQLKIFALNDSISDYFNEVEYTKELQKGLSDALTDLKQEKKELLNQKQELEAKQIQLVKLKQDLQLNQVNLAGETKFKENVLIQTENSEKKFTELFWQAKDEQESISADLTSLEKKVRSKLNELKEDKPELRNSQLMWPVPKNKITSTFHDPDYPFRYLFEHPAIDVRAAQGTTIRAPAEGYVLKTKDAGMGYSYIALIHANGLSTVYGHVSKILVREDEYVSQGEVIGYSGGMPGTPGAGRLTSGPHLHFEVRMNGIPVNPLDYLP